Proteins encoded together in one Bradyrhizobium sp. CB82 window:
- a CDS encoding branched-chain amino acid ABC transporter permease, with the protein MLLVVEQFLNGLQFGLLLFLLAAGLTLVFGIMDLVNLAHGSLYMMGAYFAATFVAWTGNFLLGALLALGATLVLGIVLEVVALRHLYGRDHLDHVLATFGLILFFNEAVRLIWGPAGLALPLPPWLTVPVPILPGVYYPAYRLAIIVVALLVALLLYLGVMRTRIGMLIRAGASNREMIGALGINIKLLYTLVFGLGAALAGLAGLMQAPILTVQIGMGENILILAFVIIVIGGIGSIRGAFLAAIFVGMIDTLGRAFLPNLLRQILSSTAASTAAPALSSMLIYLLMAIVLVVRPEGLFPASRR; encoded by the coding sequence ATGCTGCTCGTCGTCGAACAATTCCTCAACGGATTGCAGTTCGGGCTGCTTCTCTTCCTGCTGGCCGCCGGGCTGACGCTGGTGTTCGGGATCATGGATCTCGTCAATCTCGCGCATGGCTCGCTCTACATGATGGGCGCCTATTTCGCCGCGACCTTCGTGGCCTGGACCGGCAATTTCCTGCTGGGCGCGCTGCTTGCGCTCGGGGCGACGCTCGTGCTCGGCATCGTGCTCGAAGTCGTGGCGCTCAGGCATCTCTATGGCCGCGATCATCTCGACCACGTGCTCGCGACCTTCGGGCTCATCCTGTTCTTCAATGAAGCGGTGCGGCTGATCTGGGGTCCGGCGGGCCTGGCACTCCCTCTGCCGCCCTGGCTCACCGTGCCGGTGCCGATCCTGCCCGGCGTCTATTATCCGGCCTATCGGCTCGCCATCATCGTGGTCGCCCTGCTGGTCGCGCTGCTGCTCTATCTCGGCGTCATGCGCACCCGCATCGGCATGCTGATCCGCGCCGGCGCCTCCAACCGCGAGATGATCGGCGCGCTCGGCATCAACATCAAGCTGCTCTACACGCTGGTGTTCGGCTTAGGGGCTGCACTCGCGGGCCTCGCCGGCTTGATGCAGGCGCCGATCCTCACCGTGCAGATCGGCATGGGCGAGAACATCCTGATCCTTGCTTTCGTCATCATCGTGATCGGCGGCATCGGCTCGATCCGCGGCGCGTTCCTCGCGGCGATCTTCGTCGGAATGATCGACACGCTCGGCCGCGCCTTCCTGCCGAATCTGCTGCGCCAGATCCTGAGTTCGACTGCAGCGTCCACAGCAGCGCCAGCGCTGTCTTCGATGCTGATCTATCTCCTGATGGCGATCGTGCTGGTGGTGCGGCCGGAGGGGCTGTTTCCGGCCAGTCGCCGATGA
- a CDS encoding sugar phosphate isomerase/epimerase and 4-hydroxyphenylpyruvate domain-containing protein, translating into MNQRSIATVSLSGALDEKLRAIASAGFDAVEIFENDLLSFGASPREVARLCKDLNLEICAFQPFRDFEGMPEPQRTRNFARAERKFDLMQELGTDLLLICSNVSPASLGGIDRAADDFRALGDRAAKRSLRVGYEALAWGRHVNDYRDAWEIVRRADHPAIGVILDSFHALAPGFPTRAMASIPGDKIFLVQLADAPRLELDILSWSRHFRSFPGQGDLPVGEFMEAIAATGYAGPLSLEIFNDQFRAGSAAQTATDGLRSLILLQDQLAAEWPKLADKRLAPKAKSRGTGFVEFAVNETKAAELAGLFSQLGFRKTGKHRSKAVERWTQGKVELVINCETGGFAHSHYVTHGPGVCAIALDVDDSSRAMARAEALKARTFYQPVGPGELEIPAIHGVGGSLLYFLDQAGKNWDTDFELVASNAGADQLLAVDHIAQSMPYDEMLSWLLFYTGILDLTRLPQMEIADPRGLVQSQAIINGDQSLRFVLNGSSANRTLPARFISEFFGSGVQHIAFSCRDIFATVAAMRKRGAEFLAIPDNYYDDIEAKYDLAPEVMAQLRENQILYDREDDSEFFQVYTHIFDERFFFEIVERRNYQGFGAANAAIRLAAQAREVRPASMPRI; encoded by the coding sequence ATGAACCAACGCTCGATCGCAACGGTCTCTCTCTCAGGTGCGCTGGATGAAAAGCTCCGCGCTATCGCGTCGGCCGGCTTCGATGCCGTCGAGATCTTCGAGAACGACCTGTTGTCGTTCGGCGCAAGCCCGCGCGAGGTGGCGCGCCTCTGCAAGGATCTCAACCTCGAAATCTGCGCCTTCCAGCCGTTCCGCGATTTCGAGGGCATGCCGGAGCCGCAGCGCACGCGCAACTTTGCCCGCGCCGAGCGCAAGTTCGATTTGATGCAGGAGCTCGGCACCGACCTCCTCCTGATATGCAGCAACGTCTCGCCGGCTTCGCTGGGCGGCATCGACCGCGCCGCCGACGATTTCCGCGCGCTCGGCGATCGCGCTGCAAAACGTTCTCTACGCGTCGGCTACGAGGCGCTGGCCTGGGGACGCCACGTCAACGACTACCGCGATGCCTGGGAGATCGTGCGCCGCGCCGACCATCCGGCGATCGGCGTCATCCTCGACAGCTTTCACGCGCTGGCGCCGGGCTTTCCAACGCGCGCGATGGCCTCGATCCCCGGCGACAAGATCTTTCTGGTGCAGCTTGCCGATGCGCCGAGACTCGAGCTCGACATCCTCTCCTGGAGCCGGCACTTCCGCTCCTTCCCCGGCCAGGGCGATCTGCCGGTCGGCGAATTCATGGAAGCGATCGCGGCGACCGGCTATGCCGGGCCACTGTCACTCGAAATCTTCAACGACCAGTTCCGCGCCGGCTCCGCTGCACAGACGGCGACCGACGGCCTGCGCTCGCTCATTCTGTTGCAGGACCAGCTCGCGGCAGAATGGCCGAAGCTCGCAGACAAGCGGCTCGCCCCTAAGGCGAAGAGCCGTGGCACCGGTTTCGTCGAGTTCGCCGTCAACGAGACCAAGGCGGCCGAGCTTGCCGGCTTATTCTCGCAGCTCGGCTTCCGCAAGACCGGCAAGCACCGCAGCAAGGCAGTGGAGCGCTGGACGCAAGGCAAGGTGGAGCTCGTGATCAACTGCGAGACCGGCGGCTTTGCGCATTCCCACTATGTCACGCACGGCCCCGGCGTCTGCGCCATCGCGCTCGACGTCGACGATTCCAGCCGCGCCATGGCGCGCGCTGAAGCCCTGAAGGCTCGCACCTTCTATCAGCCCGTCGGCCCGGGCGAGCTGGAGATCCCCGCCATTCACGGCGTCGGCGGCAGCCTGCTCTATTTCCTCGACCAGGCCGGCAAGAACTGGGACACCGATTTCGAGCTGGTCGCAAGCAACGCCGGCGCCGATCAGCTTCTCGCGGTCGACCACATCGCGCAGTCGATGCCCTATGACGAGATGCTGTCGTGGCTGTTGTTCTATACCGGCATCCTCGATCTGACCCGCCTGCCGCAGATGGAGATCGCGGACCCCCGCGGCCTCGTGCAGAGCCAGGCGATCATCAATGGCGACCAGAGCCTGCGCTTCGTGCTCAACGGCTCCTCAGCCAACCGCACGTTGCCGGCGCGCTTCATCTCGGAGTTCTTTGGCTCGGGCGTGCAGCATATCGCCTTCTCCTGCCGGGACATCTTTGCGACGGTGGCCGCCATGCGCAAGCGCGGCGCGGAGTTTCTGGCAATCCCCGACAATTATTACGACGACATCGAAGCCAAATACGATCTCGCGCCCGAGGTGATGGCGCAACTTCGCGAGAACCAGATCCTCTACGACCGCGAGGACGATAGCGAGTTCTTCCAGGTCTATACGCACATCTTCGACGAACGCTTCTTCTTCGAGATCGTCGAGCGCCGCAACTATCAGGGTTTTGGCGCAGCGAATGCGGCGATCCGCCTCGCCGCCCAGGCCCGCGAGGTGCGCCCGGCAAGCATGCCACGGATCTGA
- a CDS encoding acyl-homoserine-lactone synthase — MIHAISAVNRHLYEDVIEQHFRLRHDIFVEERRWETLRKPDRREIDSYDNEDTVYLLALEGRRVIGGHRLYPTTKPSMMSEVFPHLAAVRGCPADPLIWEWSRYFIVRDRRDGALNLQLMAAVQEFCLGQGIAQVSAIMETWWLPRFQEAGFVVTPLGLPALVENAWTLAATIDIRRQTLDALHGRIGVASIVRQDGPRLDAVARANLCGFAAAQRKSA; from the coding sequence ATGATTCACGCAATTTCCGCGGTAAATCGTCACCTTTATGAAGACGTGATCGAGCAGCATTTCCGACTGCGCCACGACATCTTCGTCGAGGAGCGGCGCTGGGAGACGCTGCGCAAGCCGGATCGCCGCGAGATCGATTCCTACGACAACGAGGACACTGTCTATCTGCTTGCGCTGGAGGGGCGCCGCGTCATTGGCGGTCACCGGCTCTACCCGACGACCAAGCCCTCGATGATGAGCGAGGTCTTCCCGCATCTGGCTGCGGTTCGCGGCTGCCCTGCCGATCCACTGATCTGGGAGTGGTCGCGCTACTTCATCGTGCGTGATCGCCGCGACGGAGCTCTCAACCTGCAACTGATGGCGGCGGTGCAGGAGTTTTGTCTCGGCCAGGGAATTGCGCAGGTCAGCGCAATCATGGAAACCTGGTGGTTGCCGCGCTTTCAGGAGGCCGGCTTCGTCGTGACTCCGCTCGGCTTGCCGGCGCTGGTGGAAAACGCGTGGACCTTGGCGGCCACGATCGACATTCGCCGGCAGACGCTCGATGCACTGCATGGTCGCATCGGCGTGGCTTCGATCGTGCGACAGGACGGTCCCCGTCTGGACGCCGTCGCCCGTGCCAACCTCTGCGGCTTCGCTGCTGCGCAACGAAAGAGCGCCTGA
- a CDS encoding LuxR family transcriptional regulator, which produces MSAVDSAVDYGREALDFIEGLGTYRKVPDAMNALEAAFGRFGFETIIVTGLPNPDQRFAQMVLAKCWPPGWFSLYTQNNYDRVDPVVRLCRQSVNPFEWSEAPYDADLEPDAAEVMNRATDFRMSRGFIVPIHGLTGYEAAVSLGGVHLDLNPRSKPALHLMAIYGFDHIRRLLEPAPHPSARLTPREREVMVWASQGKSAWEIGQILHITQRTAEEHLATAARKLGAVNRTHAVVLAIRNKIINP; this is translated from the coding sequence ATGTCCGCCGTAGACTCTGCCGTAGATTATGGCCGGGAAGCGCTCGACTTCATTGAAGGCCTGGGGACCTACCGCAAGGTACCGGACGCCATGAATGCGCTCGAAGCGGCGTTCGGTCGCTTCGGCTTCGAAACCATCATCGTGACGGGATTGCCGAATCCCGACCAGCGGTTTGCACAGATGGTGCTCGCCAAGTGCTGGCCGCCGGGATGGTTCAGTCTCTACACTCAGAACAACTATGACCGTGTCGACCCGGTGGTGCGGCTGTGCCGGCAATCGGTCAATCCGTTTGAATGGTCGGAAGCGCCCTATGATGCCGACCTCGAGCCGGATGCGGCCGAGGTGATGAATCGCGCCACCGATTTTCGCATGTCGCGCGGCTTCATCGTGCCGATCCACGGGCTCACCGGCTACGAGGCCGCGGTGTCGCTCGGTGGCGTCCATCTCGACCTCAATCCCCGCAGCAAGCCGGCGCTGCACCTGATGGCGATTTACGGCTTCGACCATATTCGCCGCTTGCTCGAACCGGCGCCGCATCCCTCGGCGCGCCTCACCCCGCGCGAGCGTGAGGTGATGGTCTGGGCCTCGCAGGGCAAGTCGGCCTGGGAAATCGGCCAGATCCTGCACATCACGCAGCGCACTGCCGAAGAACATCTTGCTACTGCGGCGCGCAAGCTCGGCGCCGTCAACCGCACGCATGCGGTTGTGCTGGCAATTCGCAACAAGATCATCAATCCTTAA
- a CDS encoding LysR family transcriptional regulator, whose amino-acid sequence MMTLRQVEVIRAVMVTGTIGGAAKLLNVSAPGISRLVKYTERSLGIRFFQRQNGRYFPTPEAENIFEQINGVYKKVDDLSEIISKIGRGGLSELRIGSVPSIAQVMVPRAIERVRRRYPDLGIDINILKLEEAIDYLMLGRGECVAMSYRLEHSGLDFMPLASGELYCIVPPGHELAGRKQVSAAEITRYPLIGIDPNDPYGRIMAAIFARHRLDYNITIRARFGTTVCALVKAGLGIAIIDQFTVAHGGYPGIELLKITEPTRFDTYVAVKRGAPLSLHVEYFIEQLRAEMRAIEPSHSSQKGAAARGRKK is encoded by the coding sequence ATGATGACGCTGCGCCAGGTCGAAGTGATCCGTGCCGTGATGGTGACGGGGACCATCGGCGGCGCGGCGAAGCTGTTGAACGTCTCGGCGCCCGGCATCAGCCGTCTCGTCAAGTACACCGAACGCTCGCTTGGTATCCGCTTCTTCCAGCGCCAGAATGGACGCTACTTCCCGACGCCCGAGGCCGAGAACATTTTCGAGCAGATCAACGGCGTCTACAAGAAGGTCGACGACCTCTCCGAAATCATCTCCAAGATCGGCCGCGGCGGATTGTCGGAGCTGCGCATCGGCTCGGTGCCGAGCATCGCGCAGGTGATGGTACCGCGCGCGATCGAGCGCGTGCGGCGGCGCTATCCGGACCTCGGCATCGACATCAACATCTTGAAACTCGAGGAAGCGATCGACTATCTCATGCTCGGCCGCGGCGAGTGTGTCGCGATGAGCTATCGCCTCGAACATTCCGGCCTCGACTTCATGCCGCTCGCCTCGGGCGAGCTCTATTGCATCGTGCCGCCCGGCCATGAGCTCGCTGGCCGCAAGCAGGTCTCGGCGGCCGAGATCACGCGCTATCCGCTGATTGGCATCGATCCGAACGATCCTTACGGGCGGATCATGGCCGCGATCTTTGCCCGTCACCGGCTCGACTACAACATCACCATCCGCGCCCGCTTCGGCACCACCGTATGCGCGCTGGTGAAGGCGGGACTCGGGATCGCGATCATCGACCAGTTCACGGTCGCTCATGGCGGCTATCCCGGCATCGAGCTGTTGAAGATCACCGAGCCGACGCGGTTCGACACCTATGTCGCGGTCAAGCGCGGCGCGCCGCTCTCGCTCCATGTCGAATATTTCATCGAGCAGCTACGCGCCGAGATGCGCGCGATCGAGCCCTCGCACAGCAGCCAGAAGGGCGCCGCGGCACGCGGGCGCAAGAAATAA
- a CDS encoding Gfo/Idh/MocA family oxidoreductase — protein sequence MTAQMRIAVAGAGLIGRRHIELIDASPDCVLAGIADPSPAAKEFAEARNTPWHADHRALLVQEKPDGLIIASPNALHLQMALDCAAAETPALIEKPVTDTVAAAQRLCTAIKRTGVPMLVGHHRRHNPIIKAARETVANGRLGQLTAVAGLWLLRKPDEYFETAWRREVGGGPLLINLIHDIDNLRFICGEIVEVQALTSNKVRGFAVEDTAALLLRFANGALGTVTVSDATPAPWSWELTSGENAVYPRQDQPCYIFAGTSCSLSVPYMELWSYPQNPTWHAPLLREAVALSAYDPLAEQLRHFLSLIAGREKPLISVDDAMGTLAVVEAVSEAARTGHKISPGRIMEQTV from the coding sequence ATGACCGCGCAGATGCGCATCGCCGTTGCCGGCGCCGGCCTGATCGGCCGCCGCCACATCGAGCTGATCGACGCCTCGCCGGACTGCGTGCTTGCGGGGATTGCCGATCCGTCGCCGGCGGCCAAGGAGTTTGCCGAAGCGCGCAACACACCCTGGCACGCCGATCACCGCGCGCTGCTGGTGCAGGAAAAGCCGGACGGGCTGATCATCGCCTCGCCGAATGCGCTGCATCTCCAGATGGCGCTCGATTGCGCGGCCGCAGAAACGCCGGCGCTGATCGAGAAGCCGGTGACCGACACGGTCGCCGCCGCCCAGCGACTCTGTACCGCGATCAAACGCACCGGCGTGCCGATGCTGGTCGGTCATCACCGCCGGCATAATCCGATCATCAAAGCGGCGCGCGAGACGGTGGCGAACGGCAGGCTCGGCCAGCTCACCGCCGTGGCCGGGTTATGGCTGCTGAGGAAGCCCGACGAATATTTCGAGACCGCCTGGCGGCGCGAAGTGGGCGGCGGACCTCTCCTGATCAATCTCATTCACGACATCGATAATCTCCGCTTCATCTGCGGCGAGATCGTCGAGGTGCAGGCGCTGACCTCGAACAAGGTCCGCGGCTTCGCGGTCGAGGACACCGCCGCGCTGCTGCTGCGATTCGCCAATGGCGCGTTGGGCACGGTGACGGTGTCCGATGCAACGCCCGCACCGTGGAGCTGGGAGCTGACCTCGGGCGAGAACGCGGTCTATCCCAGGCAAGACCAGCCTTGCTACATCTTTGCCGGCACCAGCTGCTCGCTGTCGGTGCCGTATATGGAACTGTGGTCCTATCCGCAAAATCCCACCTGGCATGCGCCGCTCCTTCGCGAGGCCGTCGCACTTTCCGCCTACGATCCGCTCGCCGAGCAGCTCCGGCATTTCCTTAGCCTGATCGCGGGCCGCGAGAAGCCGCTGATTTCGGTTGACGATGCGATGGGCACGCTCGCGGTCGTCGAGGCCGTCAGCGAGGCCGCGCGCACGGGACACAAAATATCGCCGGGCCGGATCATGGAGCAGACAGTATGA
- a CDS encoding HlyD family type I secretion periplasmic adaptor subunit, producing MIWKQETRAPLSTPPTGRRLGIEITAIDDYEPLEFPWCTAPTPISPRTRLRGVTLAGNLLVLCFMLGLGTWSSLAPLESAAIASGVVESESSRKTIQHLEGGIVGRILVSDGDLVRSGQTLIALDDTRARAEVQSLQGQLWDAMAREARLDAEQRGYEKLSFSETLERAASANLAAATILSTQQTVFLSRRKVFQSQVTVLRERRGQVEKEIEGLKAQEAAVAQRIDIAREELDMVATLVSKGLERRPRLLNLQRELADIEGRRGEIAAQISRAGQVIGESQANLIKLESDRQNEIAQALREAQNQIFQLRERLPAAQDQLSRTEIKAPEDGVVTDLRVHTPGGVIGAAAPLMDLVPRQDRLIVTARLRPEDIDVVHPGLNAEVHLLPYNQRRVPRLKGIVTHVSADRLLDKRTDQPYYATKIRVDDAQIAANDIQIIPGMPVQVFITTGRGTVALYALRPLLDSFHGAFRED from the coding sequence ATGATCTGGAAACAGGAAACGCGCGCGCCGCTGAGCACCCCACCCACCGGGCGACGGCTCGGTATCGAGATTACCGCAATCGACGATTACGAACCCCTCGAGTTTCCATGGTGCACGGCTCCGACGCCGATCTCGCCACGCACGAGACTCCGCGGTGTGACGCTCGCAGGCAATCTGCTCGTGCTCTGCTTCATGCTGGGGCTGGGCACGTGGTCGAGCCTTGCGCCTCTGGAGAGCGCGGCGATCGCTTCCGGCGTCGTGGAATCGGAGTCGAGCCGCAAGACGATTCAACATCTGGAGGGTGGCATCGTTGGGAGGATTCTGGTTTCGGACGGTGACCTCGTACGCAGTGGCCAGACCTTGATCGCGCTGGACGACACCAGGGCTCGCGCCGAGGTGCAAAGCCTTCAAGGCCAGTTGTGGGATGCAATGGCACGTGAAGCTCGGCTTGATGCCGAGCAGCGGGGATATGAGAAGCTCTCGTTTTCGGAGACGCTGGAGCGGGCGGCCAGCGCGAACCTGGCCGCCGCCACCATTCTGTCGACGCAGCAGACCGTCTTTTTGTCGAGGCGGAAGGTGTTTCAATCGCAGGTGACGGTCCTTCGAGAGAGGAGGGGGCAGGTCGAGAAGGAGATCGAGGGCCTCAAGGCCCAAGAGGCCGCCGTCGCGCAGCGCATCGACATCGCCCGGGAGGAACTCGACATGGTCGCCACCCTCGTCAGCAAGGGTCTCGAGCGGCGACCGCGCCTATTGAACCTTCAACGGGAACTGGCCGACATTGAGGGGCGTCGGGGCGAGATCGCCGCGCAAATCTCACGTGCCGGGCAAGTGATCGGTGAATCGCAGGCGAACTTGATCAAGCTGGAGAGCGACAGGCAAAACGAGATCGCACAGGCGTTGCGTGAAGCGCAGAACCAGATATTCCAGCTCCGCGAGCGGTTGCCGGCGGCCCAGGATCAATTGTCGCGAACAGAGATCAAAGCGCCCGAGGACGGCGTAGTGACCGACCTTCGGGTTCACACGCCGGGAGGCGTGATCGGAGCGGCTGCTCCACTCATGGATCTGGTGCCTCGGCAGGATCGCCTGATTGTCACCGCGCGCCTGAGGCCAGAGGACATCGACGTGGTTCATCCCGGCTTGAATGCTGAGGTCCATCTCCTCCCGTACAATCAGCGTCGTGTGCCGCGGCTGAAGGGTATCGTGACACACGTGTCGGCCGACCGGCTTCTCGACAAGCGCACCGACCAGCCATACTACGCGACGAAAATTCGCGTCGACGACGCGCAGATTGCCGCAAACGATATCCAGATCATTCCGGGGATGCCGGTTCAGGTTTTCATCACGACAGGGCGCGGCACCGTCGCGCTTTACGCGCTAAGGCCGCTGCTCGACAGTTTCCATGGCGCGTTCCGCGAAGATTGA
- a CDS encoding shikimate dehydrogenase, with protein sequence MSTRRPQKILTGLIGAPIAHSASPSMHERAAEALGLRGHYQLIEVAGADAAGLSTMLEGVRRLGFAGVNVTYPYKEKVVPLLDELAPGAAALGAVNTVVVRDGRLIGHNTDTTGFARAVAPLLAPADNAVALIGAGGVGKAIAFALASRKVSDIRIVDSEPARAEKLASLLNTNDAKVGARVASSVEDALEGATGLVNGTPVGMLPNRDTPVQPALLRANLWVADAVYSPLITPLLAAAKATGARIMTGRELAIYQAADAFELFTGLAPSTEVMGEAFDAVMAARSGAYQAA encoded by the coding sequence ATGTCAACCCGCCGACCTCAGAAAATCCTCACCGGCCTGATCGGCGCGCCGATTGCGCATTCCGCCTCGCCTTCCATGCACGAGCGCGCCGCCGAGGCGCTGGGGCTGCGCGGCCACTACCAGCTCATCGAGGTCGCCGGCGCGGATGCCGCCGGCCTCAGCACAATGCTCGAGGGGGTGCGGCGCCTCGGCTTCGCCGGCGTCAACGTCACCTATCCCTACAAGGAAAAAGTGGTGCCGCTGCTCGATGAGCTTGCGCCGGGCGCTGCCGCCTTGGGCGCAGTCAATACCGTCGTCGTCCGGGATGGCCGGCTGATCGGCCACAACACCGACACCACGGGATTTGCCCGCGCGGTGGCGCCGCTGCTGGCGCCTGCGGACAACGCGGTCGCCCTGATCGGCGCTGGTGGCGTCGGCAAGGCGATCGCCTTTGCGCTGGCGAGCCGGAAGGTCTCCGACATTCGCATCGTCGACAGCGAGCCGGCGCGGGCGGAGAAGCTCGCCTCGCTCCTGAACACGAACGACGCAAAGGTCGGCGCGAGGGTCGCCTCGAGCGTCGAGGATGCGCTCGAGGGCGCAACCGGCCTGGTCAACGGCACGCCGGTCGGCATGCTGCCGAACCGGGACACCCCGGTGCAGCCGGCGCTGCTGCGTGCAAACCTCTGGGTCGCCGACGCCGTCTACTCACCGCTGATCACCCCGCTGCTCGCGGCCGCGAAGGCCACGGGCGCACGGATCATGACCGGGCGCGAGCTCGCGATCTACCAAGCCGCGGACGCGTTCGAACTGTTCACTGGCCTTGCCCCGTCGACCGAGGTCATGGGAGAGGCTTTTGACGCCGTGATGGCGGCACGCAGCGGCGCCTATCAGGCAGCTTGA
- a CDS encoding response regulator transcription factor encodes MHDQVHSAERLNESLQLPVLLLIEPLTLTRTSILSILRRELASLEIVDMATTQGLDSVSARDVRLVALSIGDKPPDDGIVEDDLALIAECCLNASIALISNRDDEATALAAMQRGVRGFFPTSLPIEVAVAGLRLVLAGGVYRPLPVIELSKAPGLDQPYPRALGSAYSNGDRSATDRTTTDFTPREQQVLTELELGLPNKLIAAKLNLSENTVKMHIQHIMRKCDARNRTEAVLRWSGRLSAHGRDTDTNASSIPEA; translated from the coding sequence ATGCACGATCAGGTTCATTCCGCTGAACGGCTCAACGAATCCCTGCAATTGCCCGTTCTGCTGCTCATCGAGCCGCTCACGCTCACACGCACGAGCATTCTGAGCATTCTCAGGCGCGAACTGGCGTCACTCGAGATCGTCGACATGGCGACCACCCAAGGACTGGATAGCGTGTCCGCACGCGACGTTCGTCTGGTCGCGCTGAGCATCGGGGACAAGCCGCCCGACGATGGCATCGTCGAGGACGATCTTGCGCTGATCGCGGAGTGCTGCCTGAATGCCTCCATCGCCCTCATCTCCAATCGTGATGACGAGGCTACCGCACTGGCCGCAATGCAGCGAGGTGTGCGTGGTTTCTTCCCCACCTCGCTTCCCATCGAAGTCGCTGTTGCCGGTCTGCGCCTTGTTCTGGCCGGAGGGGTTTACCGGCCACTGCCGGTCATCGAGTTGAGCAAGGCACCCGGGCTCGACCAGCCATATCCTCGCGCACTTGGATCAGCGTACTCGAATGGCGACAGAAGCGCGACCGACAGGACTACGACCGATTTCACACCTCGCGAGCAGCAAGTGCTGACGGAACTGGAGCTTGGTCTGCCAAACAAATTAATTGCCGCCAAGCTGAACCTTTCCGAAAACACCGTCAAAATGCACATTCAGCACATCATGCGAAAATGCGACGCACGCAACCGGACCGAGGCGGTTCTGCGCTGGAGCGGTCGATTGTCGGCACACGGTCGCGACACCGACACGAACGCGTCTTCGATTCCCGAGGCATAG